CCATCAGCAATGTGACTGCCATACAAATGATTCCGAGCCACAACACCGCAGAAAAGTCCCTTTCTACAATCAGCGCTGCCGCCAAAGGCGGGCCGGCAATCTCGCCCACCTTGAATGCACTTGCGCACAGCACAATAAAGCGCCCGGTATCGTCCACCCGGTTGAATTGATCCATCAGCAGGGGGAGCGAAAAGCTCCAGAAGAACTGGAATACAATGGAAGTGGCGGCATACAGCAGGTAGGCATCGAGGGTAAATTCACCAATCAGCAGCGCCATGGTAATCATCTGGGCTGTCATGGCGACGAGCAAAGTGGCCATGCGCCCCACATAGTGGCTGAGCCAGGGAGTCGCGAGTGACCCCAAACCGCTAATCGCAAATCCGATACCCAGGAGATCGCCCACATCTGCGCTCTCTAGCCCCAGGTTTACGCCAATCCGCTCCAGATAGGCCCAGACAGCGGATACGCCACAGTAGTAAACCACGGTGGTGGCAAACACCAGTATTGCGCGGCCTGATAGCAAGGTTGCAAAAATGCTATTGCCTTGCTCGTCGATTTTCTCAGAGCGCGGAAAGGCTAATAGACACAAGGCAATGGTGATCAACAGCCAGGCGTTCAGGTAATGGAAGAAGCCACTGAAATCCCCCTCACCCATAATGCGTGGAACGGCGAAGAAACCGATGGTTCCAAACGCGACCTGGGCGGTAACCATCAGTCCAAACGCCAGTTGCGGGTTGCGGCGGTCGCCGAGCCCGGCAAGGGCGATGGCATACGCCGAGCCACATCCGAGCCCGGCAATAATGCGTGTCGCCATCAATGCGCCGAACTGTTCAATCCCAAGGCTCGCCAGGTTGGCCAGGGCAAATATAGCAAGGCCAGTAAGTGCTATCGGCTTCCAGGGGAGCCGGCGCACCCAAAAAAATGCGGAAGCAGAGCTCAGAAAAATTCCAATCACGTCGGCCGAAGCCAGCCAGCCAATCTGTTGCCCGGTAAATGCGCCCTGATCCGTCAGCGCGCCCACCCAGAGAGGGAGGAGTGTCAGGATGGACGCGCCCATCATGGCGACGAACAGCAAACTGGCCAGATGGGCCAAGTACTTGCCGTGAGACATGTTTGTATTCATACCGGTCATTATTCGTTATTGATTGTCGGCGGAAGCAGTTGTTCTTTTACGTTCGATGATAGCGAGCTATTTCAACAGGGCGAATCACCGTCAATCGGTTTGAGCGATAGGTGCGCCCCAATCATTGATCGATTCCTGCCTGGAAAAATTCCAGCATAAGTCATTCAAATTGGCGTATTAATGTTTTTTTAGGTCGCTTTCTCTGCCACTTACTTCGCCTTTCGGTCGATTGTACAAATAAAAAATTCCATTTGTGTGGTTTTTTTGGAATTTTCTAAGTAGTCTTGCGCCGTGCCCTCCGGATTGGAGGGCCGTTGGATGTGAGGTATCTGTGCCTGTCCGGTGCAAGAATGACAGCGATGTCACCTTGTTCAGGTTGGGCGAAGGGAAGCTGATAAGCATAAATCCGATAAACGAAAAACGGAAAATACTATGAAATCCAATAACTTCCGTATGAACCTGCTCGCGCGTGGTGTTGCCCTGGCGTTGGCAGGTGTTGCGGCGCCACTGGCGTTTGCACAAGAGGCCGAAGAGCAGGATGAGAAGAAAAAAGCCACATCCCTGGAGGAGATTCAGGTGGTTGGCTTCCGCGCTGCACTGGAAAAAAGTGTCAACGTAAAACGCTACGCGACCGTAGTGATGGACAGCATCAATGCCGAGGATATCGGCAAGTTCCCCGATAAGAACATCGGTGATGCCCTGATGCGTATTCCGGGTGTGGGTATTGAGCGTCGCTTTGGCGAAGCGGATGGTGTGAGTATTCGCGGCCTTGATCCCGCGCTGAGCCTGACCTATCTCAACGGGCAGTCAATTTCTACGGCGCAGTGGTTCGAAGGATATCGTCCGACGCGCGGCTTCCGTTCCGATATGCTGGCTGCGGAGCTCGTATCCTCCCTCGAGGTATACAAGTCGCCGCGGGCCGATCTGCCCGACGGTTCCATCGGTGGTGTGGTGAATATCAAAACCCGCCGTCCACTGGAGATGGATGCCAACACCATGCACGGCTCCATGGAGTATCAGTACTCTGAGAATGCGGAGCGCTGGGATCCGGCGTTTTCTGGGCTGTACAGCTGGAAAACCGAAGACGAAAAGTTTGGTGTGCTGATCAGTGCTAGCCATCAGGAACGCTTTACCACCTACGACGCCATGGAAAACTACTATGGCACCGGTGCTGAGGCCAAAGACACCGATGGCTCTGGTGACTTTACCCACGCGACCTGGGGTGCAGGCCATGCGATCTTCCAGCAGCAACGTGAGCGCACCGCGTATAACCTTACTGCGCAGTACCAGCCTAACGAACAACTGGATATCACCGCGAACTACCTGAATTTCTCCCTGTCCGCCGACAACGTGAACTCCAATTATCTGGTGGTTCCAGGGCGTACTGCGGATATCCGTAATGTGACCGCTGTTGAAGACTTCCCGGCGGGGCAAGGTGTGCTGCGACATGATTCATATCTGGGTGACGTGACCGGTGAAGCAGGCAATGATTACTGGTTTGGTCCGGACACCTTCTTCCGCAACACCAACCCCGAAGCCCAGGCATTCGACATTGATGTGAATTACAGCCACGAGCTGTTCGATGCACATATGCAGGTGGGTCATACTGAAGCCGAGGGCGATATCATCGTCATTGGCTACTCCGGCATGATTAACACCGCAACCATGGGGGCTGCTGGACTTACCGGTGATGAAAAACTCACGCTGGATCTTACCGGTAACAAGCTGGGTGTGGAATTTGACGGGTTTGACCCAAGTAATCCGGCGAATTATCCACTGAGCATTCGCGAGAATAACCCGCATATTCAGGATTCCGATGAGGAAACCTACGCGCAGTTTGACATCACTGTGCCGATGCAGAACCCAGGTATCATCACTTCGGTGAAAACCGGCCTAAAATACCAGGATCGTAGCAACGAGCGTTCGCTGCACAACTTCACCGTCGACATTCCGGCAGCACTGGCCACTGGCACCGCAACTTATGCGGACCTGCCTGTAAATACTGGTTGCGGGCAGTACGAGAAGACAGCCAAGAGCAATACCCTGACCTGTCTGCCGACGCTGGATCTGGATGGCATTCGCGCTCTTTCCTCGAATCTGACGCCGTCGAACACCCTGCAGCGTGAGAGCCTGGCTGACTACTATCAAATCAATGAGCAGAAGCTCGCGATTTACGGTATGGCCGAATTCGAGTACGACAAGTTCGCCGGTAACTTCGGTGTGCGCTACGTCGATTATGATCTTGAGTCTGTCGCAAACCAGGAAGATGCGCTGCGAGTACCGACCAACAACGATTATGCTGAGTTCCTGCCAAGCCTGAACGTCACCTACGCAATCAATGACGACCTGTTGGTTCGTGGTGCGGCTGCGCGAGTGATGTCCCTGCCGAACTACCAGGACCTGCGTAATACCTTCAGCTATAACAGCACGACCCGCACCGGTTCTGCTGGTAACCCGTTCCTTGAACCCTGGCTGGCGACTCAGTTTGACCTGGGTATTGAGTGGTATTTTGCTGAGGGTGCGCTTGCCAGTGCGACATACTTCCGCAAAGACATTGACTCCTTCCTGTTCTCAATCTCAGAGATCGAGACGCATGAAATTATCGATGAAGACACCGGTGAGTTCTTCACTGCCGATCTGGATATCTCGCGTACCCGAAACGGTGGTGAGGCCAACCTGCAGGGTATAGAGCTTCAGCTGCAAGCGGAGCTGGGTTATGGGTTTGGTGTAACCACCAACTACACCTTCACCGACGCGGAAGTTGTCGACAACAACGGCCAAGACGGACTGAATCTGCCGGGTAACTCGGAAGATATGTGGAACGTAACCACCTATTGGGAAAATGACCGTTATAGCGCTCGTCTGATGGCGAACCATCGCGGTGAGTTCTTCAACGGTTTCCGTATTGGTACCGCCTCAGAGACCGAAGCGTACACCTCTGTTGATGTGGCATTCTCTGCAGAAGTTACAGAGAACGTAACATTGAGCCTCCAGGGCGTGAACCTGACCGGTGAGTTGTACCGCACCAAGAATGCGCAGGATTCCTGGGATGGGCTGTTCCAGTTGATCAACGACGGAGGAACGCGCTGGTTTGTAAATGCGGCAGTCAAGTTCTAACTTGGCTCTGCTTGATTTGCGATGATCAAAAAGAAACCGGCCTTGGCCGGTTTCTTTTTAACTAATGGTTACCTCTTATCTGTTGTAGTAGCGCACGATTGCTCGGCAGCAAATCTTGAATTTCTTCGCGAAGCTTAGCGATACGCTCGAAATTCTCACGTGCTTTACTAAGGTGAGGTAATTGACCGGCATGCCACTGATAGTCTGCATGGTACTCCATGCCGTACAGGATGAACTCGTAACTCTCACGGACAAAGGGTTCCAGGGCGCTAGGCATATCAAAACGGCTTGGTGGATAATGCCTCCAGAACTCCAGCTGTTCCTTCAGGGTCTCTGGCAGAGTCGACGGGTCCCGGTTGTCATGCCAAAAGTCACCATCGGTCCGTCGTGAGAGATAGTAGTGCAATTTGATAAAGTCGACGACGCGCTGCCAGCGCTGAGAGAAGACATCGTTGAACTTTTTCTCCAGTAGTGGGAGCTGCCCCGTATGCCGTGGAAACAGCTCCGTAAGCATGTTACAGGATGCCTCAATCAAAAATATGGCGCTCGCCTCCAGGGGCTCAAGGAATGCAGCGGAGAGGCCCATGCCTACACAGTTCTTGTAAAACACTTTTTCACGGTAACCCAGGCGCAGGTTGAGGTGACGGGTTTCCAGCGAATCAATGAATCGCGATTTTTCCTTTGCTTGTGCCGTACTTGATGTGAGACCAGTTGTTTTCCAGGCATATTCGCGAAGCACTTTCTCTGCATCGTCCGACGTTGCATGATTCCCGCTGTATACATAACCGGTACCGCGCCGGCTCTGCAGACCAATCTCCCAGATCCAGCCTGCGGACTGTGCGGTAGAGAGTGTGGGGCTGTTGATCGGCGCCTCGGCATCCGCATAGGGCACTTGTAGCGCGATGGCTTTATCGACCAGTAGCGTATTGCCGACGCTTCGAAATGGGATTTGGTAAGTCTTGTCTAATAGCAAGCTTGAGAAACCACTACAGTCGATAAAAAGATCACCTGAAATTGAGTCACTCTCTCGCGTCGCTATTGACTCGATAAAGCCTGAATCGGACAGCACCACCGACTCAACATGCGCTTGCAGATGTGTCACACCGAGCTTTTCTGTGGCATGGCGTCGCAGAAAGTCAGCAAATTTTCCTGCATCGAGGTGATACGCGTAATTGAGTACGGCTTCATATTGCGGCGTGTTCAATGATTTCGGGGCAAGAAACTGCTTGCAGGCTTCCGGTTGCGGTGAAATGGCCTCCGCGTAAGG
This Microbulbifer sp. Q7 DNA region includes the following protein-coding sequences:
- a CDS encoding MFS transporter codes for the protein MNTNMSHGKYLAHLASLLFVAMMGASILTLLPLWVGALTDQGAFTGQQIGWLASADVIGIFLSSASAFFWVRRLPWKPIALTGLAIFALANLASLGIEQFGALMATRIIAGLGCGSAYAIALAGLGDRRNPQLAFGLMVTAQVAFGTIGFFAVPRIMGEGDFSGFFHYLNAWLLITIALCLLAFPRSEKIDEQGNSIFATLLSGRAILVFATTVVYYCGVSAVWAYLERIGVNLGLESADVGDLLGIGFAISGLGSLATPWLSHYVGRMATLLVAMTAQMITMALLIGEFTLDAYLLYAATSIVFQFFWSFSLPLLMDQFNRVDDTGRFIVLCASAFKVGEIAGPPLAAALIVERDFSAVLWLGIICMAVTLLMGLLTERRRIETNSALVAPA
- a CDS encoding TonB-dependent receptor, with product MKSNNFRMNLLARGVALALAGVAAPLAFAQEAEEQDEKKKATSLEEIQVVGFRAALEKSVNVKRYATVVMDSINAEDIGKFPDKNIGDALMRIPGVGIERRFGEADGVSIRGLDPALSLTYLNGQSISTAQWFEGYRPTRGFRSDMLAAELVSSLEVYKSPRADLPDGSIGGVVNIKTRRPLEMDANTMHGSMEYQYSENAERWDPAFSGLYSWKTEDEKFGVLISASHQERFTTYDAMENYYGTGAEAKDTDGSGDFTHATWGAGHAIFQQQRERTAYNLTAQYQPNEQLDITANYLNFSLSADNVNSNYLVVPGRTADIRNVTAVEDFPAGQGVLRHDSYLGDVTGEAGNDYWFGPDTFFRNTNPEAQAFDIDVNYSHELFDAHMQVGHTEAEGDIIVIGYSGMINTATMGAAGLTGDEKLTLDLTGNKLGVEFDGFDPSNPANYPLSIRENNPHIQDSDEETYAQFDITVPMQNPGIITSVKTGLKYQDRSNERSLHNFTVDIPAALATGTATYADLPVNTGCGQYEKTAKSNTLTCLPTLDLDGIRALSSNLTPSNTLQRESLADYYQINEQKLAIYGMAEFEYDKFAGNFGVRYVDYDLESVANQEDALRVPTNNDYAEFLPSLNVTYAINDDLLVRGAAARVMSLPNYQDLRNTFSYNSTTRTGSAGNPFLEPWLATQFDLGIEWYFAEGALASATYFRKDIDSFLFSISEIETHEIIDEDTGEFFTADLDISRTRNGGEANLQGIELQLQAELGYGFGVTTNYTFTDAEVVDNNGQDGLNLPGNSEDMWNVTTYWENDRYSARLMANHRGEFFNGFRIGTASETEAYTSVDVAFSAEVTENVTLSLQGVNLTGELYRTKNAQDSWDGLFQLINDGGTRWFVNAAVKF
- a CDS encoding tryptophan halogenase family protein; amino-acid sequence: MQSIRNIVVIGGGTAGWLAAASLARHLCPLENQEYSVTLVESPDAPTIGVGEGTWPTMRNTLRKLGIDEFEFIRECDASFKQGTRFVNWHTADARGGETSYYHSFELPQGLWPIAPGPYWHYLQQDLKLPYAEAISPQPEACKQFLAPKSLNTPQYEAVLNYAYHLDAGKFADFLRRHATEKLGVTHLQAHVESVVLSDSGFIESIATRESDSISGDLFIDCSGFSSLLLDKTYQIPFRSVGNTLLVDKAIALQVPYADAEAPINSPTLSTAQSAGWIWEIGLQSRRGTGYVYSGNHATSDDAEKVLREYAWKTTGLTSSTAQAKEKSRFIDSLETRHLNLRLGYREKVFYKNCVGMGLSAAFLEPLEASAIFLIEASCNMLTELFPRHTGQLPLLEKKFNDVFSQRWQRVVDFIKLHYYLSRRTDGDFWHDNRDPSTLPETLKEQLEFWRHYPPSRFDMPSALEPFVRESYEFILYGMEYHADYQWHAGQLPHLSKARENFERIAKLREEIQDLLPSNRALLQQIRGNH